One Gloeobacter morelensis MG652769 DNA window includes the following coding sequences:
- a CDS encoding 2,3-bisphosphoglycerate-dependent phosphoglycerate mutase, whose product MALLVMVRHGQSIWNLENRFTGWTDVPLTEKGRAEARACGELIYCIPFAVAFTSKLTRAQDTLRLILEAAEQPDVPVVEDQALNERHYGELQGLNKAETAAKYGEETVRRWRRSLEGRPPGGESLKDTAVRSLRYFYERIVPELEAGKNAIVSAHGNTIRAILMELDHLSPEQVEKVEIEYCVPVAFEHREDGTFCQVLMPQCDIIRPPQPPARSIARL is encoded by the coding sequence ATGGCACTACTGGTCATGGTCCGCCACGGTCAATCGATCTGGAACCTCGAAAACCGCTTTACCGGCTGGACTGACGTTCCCCTGACCGAAAAAGGGCGGGCGGAAGCCCGTGCCTGCGGCGAGTTGATCTATTGCATCCCCTTCGCCGTCGCCTTCACCTCTAAACTGACGCGCGCCCAAGACACCTTGCGCCTCATTCTCGAAGCCGCCGAGCAACCGGACGTGCCGGTGGTCGAGGATCAGGCCCTCAACGAGCGCCACTACGGCGAGCTGCAGGGGCTCAACAAAGCCGAAACTGCCGCGAAGTACGGCGAGGAGACGGTCCGGCGGTGGCGGCGCAGCCTGGAGGGGCGTCCCCCCGGCGGCGAGAGTCTCAAAGACACCGCTGTGCGCTCATTGCGCTATTTTTACGAAAGAATTGTTCCTGAGCTGGAGGCGGGCAAGAACGCGATCGTCAGCGCCCACGGCAACACCATTCGGGCTATTTTGATGGAACTCGATCACCTGAGCCCCGAGCAGGTCGAAAAAGTTGAAATCGAATACTGCGTGCCGGTCGCTTTTGAGCACCGAGAAGACGGCACCTTCTGCCAGGTGCTCATGCCCCAATGCGACATCATCCGGCCGCCGCAGCCGCCGGCCCGCAGCATCGCCCGGCTCTAG
- a CDS encoding photosystem II reaction center X protein, which translates to MTATLSNFLWSIFWGGVVVALGAAALTAISRIDRIR; encoded by the coding sequence ATGACCGCGACGTTGAGCAACTTTTTGTGGAGCATCTTTTGGGGGGGCGTGGTGGTTGCCCTCGGTGCCGCTGCCCTCACCGCCATCTCCCGCATCGACCGCATCCGCTAG